The following proteins are co-located in the Candidatus Nezhaarchaeota archaeon genome:
- the surE gene encoding 5'/3'-nucleotidase SurE produces the protein MILLTNDDGPRSIGLRVARRALSRLDEVFVVVPMREQSCVGKAVTVSRAVRVEEGVMDGGASLTMVDGTPADAVLIALNKLLKQKPRLVVSGINLGPNLGLEDLLDSGTLGAAFEAALRGIPSIAVSYCVERGGEGVVEEEVEEAGEVLRRAAEFVTERGLPRGLSLLSINVPRGFKLGSSPIAITKLSTKPRRDIHVEEGGGYAVKSWGLDVYPEDEEGTDVEAVRRGALSITPISLRVPCLRRVAEPLARALMRKGK, from the coding sequence ATGATACTACTAACAAACGACGACGGGCCGCGCTCCATTGGGCTGAGGGTCGCTAGGAGGGCCTTGAGCCGGCTTGACGAAGTCTTCGTGGTAGTTCCTATGCGTGAGCAAAGCTGCGTAGGGAAGGCAGTGACAGTTAGTAGAGCGGTGAGGGTGGAGGAGGGGGTGATGGACGGCGGCGCATCCTTGACGATGGTGGACGGAACACCTGCGGACGCTGTCTTAATCGCGCTCAATAAGCTCCTCAAGCAAAAGCCCAGGCTAGTGGTTTCAGGCATTAACCTAGGCCCTAACCTAGGGCTAGAGGACCTACTAGACTCAGGGACCTTAGGGGCAGCGTTCGAAGCAGCGCTTAGAGGGATACCGTCAATAGCTGTGTCCTATTGCGTTGAGAGGGGAGGGGAGGGGGTCGTAGAGGAGGAGGTCGAGGAGGCGGGGGAGGTATTGAGGAGGGCTGCTGAGTTCGTAACCGAGAGGGGGCTGCCTAGGGGGTTAAGCTTGCTGTCTATTAACGTCCCGAGGGGGTTTAAGCTAGGCTCATCGCCCATAGCGATCACTAAGCTCTCCACAAAGCCCAGGAGGGATATTCACGTAGAGGAGGGGGGCGGCTACGCTGTTAAGTCGTGGGGGCTAGACGTATACCCAGAGGACGAGGAGGGGACGGACGTCGAGGCTGTTAGGAGGGGGGCCCTCTCCATCACCCCAATCTCGCTGAGGGTGCCGTGCCTAAGGAGGGTGGCGGAGCCGCTGGCCAGGGCACTTATGAGGAAGGGTAAATAA
- a CDS encoding phosphoglycerate kinase, producing MPKFLTLDDVDVEGKTVLLRVDLNTPIEPGTGRLLDATKFVRHTETIKELLSKGAKVVVLTHQGRRGDPDFTTLRQHAEELSKVLGGRVKYVDDVFGSRAKEAIGSLKRGEVLLLENVRVWEGEDVDRPPEEHANTPLVTELAPLADLFVNDAFATSHRSHASLVGFTAVLPSVAGRVMERELRAIEKILEEPKHPSIYLIGGAKVEDAVKICRNLLGKGVADAVLTGGVAAMLMAAAKGFDLGPSNMKLLEDMGYAELTREAEDLLLKHGDEVRIPLDFAVETLLGERLELPLQSFPQREPIMDIGSETAIVYGAEVLKAKTVVMSGPMGVYEKRRFAIGTACMFAYMVASRAYSVVGGGHTVAAAQKLNMSDKFSYVSTGGGALMALLMGEELPAVKALELAAQRA from the coding sequence TTGCCTAAGTTCCTAACTCTAGACGATGTCGACGTCGAGGGGAAGACCGTTCTACTACGAGTAGACCTCAATACCCCAATCGAGCCCGGGACGGGTAGGCTGCTCGACGCTACGAAGTTCGTTAGGCACACCGAGACCATTAAGGAGCTGCTGTCTAAGGGGGCCAAGGTGGTCGTCCTGACCCACCAGGGGCGTCGAGGAGACCCCGACTTCACTACCCTGCGCCAGCACGCTGAAGAGCTCTCTAAGGTACTCGGGGGGCGCGTAAAGTATGTAGACGACGTATTTGGAAGCAGGGCGAAGGAGGCCATAGGCTCGCTTAAGCGAGGAGAAGTGCTTCTCCTAGAGAACGTTAGGGTCTGGGAGGGGGAGGATGTAGATAGGCCTCCAGAGGAGCACGCCAATACACCACTAGTAACAGAGCTAGCTCCGCTGGCAGATCTCTTCGTGAACGACGCTTTCGCGACGTCCCACCGCTCCCACGCCTCCCTCGTCGGCTTTACAGCGGTCCTGCCCTCAGTAGCTGGGAGGGTGATGGAGAGGGAGCTGAGGGCTATTGAGAAGATACTCGAGGAGCCGAAGCACCCCTCAATCTACCTCATCGGTGGGGCTAAGGTAGAGGACGCTGTAAAGATCTGTAGGAACCTACTAGGAAAGGGGGTGGCTGACGCTGTCTTAACGGGCGGAGTGGCGGCGATGCTAATGGCCGCTGCTAAAGGCTTCGACCTAGGCCCCAGCAACATGAAGCTCTTGGAGGACATGGGCTACGCAGAGCTAACTAGAGAAGCAGAAGACTTGCTCTTAAAGCACGGGGACGAGGTGAGGATCCCCCTCGACTTCGCCGTCGAGACCCTGCTAGGGGAGAGGCTAGAGCTCCCCCTCCAGAGCTTCCCTCAAAGAGAGCCGATCATGGACATAGGGAGTGAGACAGCGATAGTGTACGGCGCCGAAGTGCTTAAGGCGAAGACCGTGGTTATGAGCGGGCCGATGGGAGTCTACGAGAAGCGAAGGTTCGCTATAGGAACGGCCTGCATGTTCGCATACATGGTCGCCTCTAGAGCGTACTCAGTGGTAGGCGGAGGACACACGGTAGCTGCAGCTCAGAAGCTTAACATGAGCGATAAGTTCTCGTACGTATCTACTGGAGGCGGAGCCTTAATGGCGTTGCTGATGGGAGAGGAGCTGCCCGCGGTGAAGGCCTTAGAGCTCGCCGCTCAAAGAGCCTAG
- a CDS encoding type II glyceraldehyde-3-phosphate dehydrogenase: MPRRVVKVAVNGYGVIGKRVVDAVLKQEDMKLVGVGDVAYDWRVRIAAKRGIPIYAAVPEKAEDMRKAGIEVAGALSDLLKEVDVVVDCTPARVGARNKELYVKSGVKAVFEGGERHEVAGVSFVAQCNYDESLGRQFTRVVSCNTTALCRVLGAIHKRYGIKKARVVIVRRAVDVWESGRAGIMNTVVPEMGISHHAPDVKTVLHDLDIVSMAAKGSHNLFHIHFAILEPRSRLTKEDVVTALREEPRVVLVKGADGVDGLHAIFELGRDTGRPRGDIYEIPVWEDGVMVLGDEVYMMWATPNESNVVPENIDAIRSLTELESDWRKSVELTDKSLGVVKELY; encoded by the coding sequence TTGCCTAGGCGCGTGGTTAAAGTCGCGGTAAACGGCTACGGCGTCATAGGGAAGAGGGTGGTAGATGCTGTGCTGAAGCAGGAAGACATGAAGCTTGTAGGGGTGGGGGACGTGGCCTACGACTGGCGGGTGAGGATAGCTGCCAAGCGAGGCATACCTATCTACGCAGCAGTGCCTGAGAAGGCTGAGGACATGCGTAAGGCTGGCATAGAGGTGGCCGGGGCTCTAAGCGACTTGCTTAAGGAGGTTGACGTAGTAGTAGACTGTACCCCAGCTAGGGTGGGGGCTAGGAACAAGGAGCTCTACGTTAAGTCTGGGGTAAAGGCGGTGTTTGAGGGCGGTGAGAGGCACGAAGTCGCTGGGGTGAGCTTTGTGGCTCAGTGTAACTACGACGAGTCCCTAGGTAGGCAGTTTACCAGGGTTGTGAGCTGTAACACTACAGCTCTATGCCGTGTGCTAGGGGCTATTCATAAGCGCTACGGCATTAAGAAGGCGAGGGTGGTTATCGTTAGGAGGGCTGTAGACGTCTGGGAGTCGGGCCGCGCAGGGATTATGAACACCGTGGTCCCAGAGATGGGGATTAGCCACCACGCCCCCGACGTCAAGACGGTCCTCCACGACCTAGACATAGTCAGCATGGCTGCTAAGGGCTCTCACAACCTCTTCCACATACACTTCGCTATATTGGAGCCTAGGTCCAGGCTGACGAAGGAGGACGTAGTGACGGCGCTTAGAGAAGAGCCTCGTGTAGTGCTAGTTAAAGGTGCCGACGGCGTAGATGGGCTTCACGCTATCTTTGAGCTTGGTAGAGATACTGGTAGGCCTCGAGGAGATATTTACGAGATCCCGGTGTGGGAGGACGGGGTGATGGTGCTAGGTGACGAAGTCTACATGATGTGGGCGACCCCCAATGAGAGCAACGTCGTCCCTGAGAACATAGACGCCATCAGGAGCCTGACTGAGCTCGAGAGCGATTGGCGTAAGTCCGTCGAGCTAACAGATAAGTCGCTGGGCGTCGTTAAGGAGCTCTACTAG